Genomic DNA from Setaria italica strain Yugu1 chromosome V, Setaria_italica_v2.0, whole genome shotgun sequence:
GTTGGTAATAATTTATTACAAAACTCTCTCCATCAACTAATGAATGGTGCTCTGTTGGATGCAGATCATTGAACTGCCCTCTCACAAGTTCTTCATCGGCGCACAATTCCATCCTGAATTTAAGTCGAGACCAGGAAAACCATCTCCACTTTTCTTAGGTAATGCAATCCtactttgcaaaaaaaaaacccgcTATTCTCGACAAAACAAAACGACCACATGATCAGTTTTTGTTCTGATATCCACTCTACAAATAACACTGCTACTGCTTTCTGAGTATGGCCAAGTGCTTCATCTGAATCAACAATGCATCTCTCCTGACAGGGCTGATAGCAGCGGCATCTGGGCAACTAGAACCTTTGCTTCAACGCAGCTGCAACAATACGACAAAGCCACCGACTAAAGTCCCGAAACGGAAACTGTACCCAACTGTGCCTGTGAAGAATCCACTAAACAGCTTGGTAAATGGGTACTACCCAAATGGCACTGGCATTCACACCTAGAAGCACAATACTAAGCGAGGGCTTGATTGATATTTGCTCCTACGGTTTTGCTTGTACTCttttttcatcttcttttttggtTTGCATTTGTCTCTGATCAACTGAGAAGGCTAGGGGCCGCTTGGTTTGCTTGCTGGCTAGCCTAGTCTCTCCTTACCAAGCAAGGCAAGGCTCGCTAGCGGAGGAGAGCCATTCCAGCTCACCCGGGCAAGCAAGAAAAAATCTTTCATAGAAATCGAGGCAACTGTCAAACTATCCAAACACATGAGACGCTGCGCTCCTTGCCTGGCTAGGCGAGGCAAGGTCTGTCAAAAGATCCAAATGTGCCCTAAGATTCAGCAAGCCCGGCCCCAGCTCCAGCGACACACGGTTCCGACATTTTAACGAGGAACGTCCTCCGGTCCGTTGAAGCAGGACTAGCTATAGGGTTGGGAGTtctagtgtgtgtgtgtgatgtttccttttttttttttggcctaGAATTATGGCTGGAAGTGTCTTCGTAGCTTTACTAGAGCCCGGAATCTCTCCCTCCTATTTGTACAATGTACATTATGGAAGAACTTATCTAAGGACTGAATATACAAATGCTTGGCCAGGGTTGCGTTGTCGTTAAAATATTAACTACGACATTCACACGAACAGTTTGACTATctgatttaaaaaaaattcaagcaaCATTGTTGCTGTTAAACTTGGTGTCTGTGCTGCCCCGCTGCATGGTGACTCGCTCAAGGATCCTGTTCTACCTtgaattataattttttttcttggcttcaaaaatttggagctcAGGGCAATGATATGGGTGTGTGTTTGTTTCCCCGCATCTCCACATCCTGCCTCCTTGGGTGTGTATAAACCCACATTATAACACAGAAGGCTGCTTAGCTGTGTGCATCCACTATAGAAACCTAGGTGAGTATGTTCAGAATAAGCTTCACTGGTGCATTTTATATGGACAATATCTACTCAGTTTGCTTACCCTGATCAAGAACATACAATGCGGCTTTATAAAACCTCGTTCAGCAATCAAACACACCAATAATCATGCttttgatatttttcttttctaccTTTGAAGCCCTTAACAGTACTTTATTCACCTAGAAGAAAACTTATTGTGCATTTCGATATATTGTAGATGGAATTTAATTTGGAATAATGACTAGTCGATGGAGGTTTGTTGTTGAGGAATAATGAGCTGTAAATAAATACGGTGATGAATTTCCACATGCACTGTTGACTGGGGCTTGTATGTTTAGTGCTTTGATGTGGGCGCTACATCCCTCGCCTGGTTGGGAAATCATCCTTCATCTTTTCCGAAAGAACTAGCAAACAAATTGCAATTTTCCTACTATGATTGAATTTTACTCCATCAGacacaaaaaggaaaataaCTGCAAGCATTCCACTAACTCAAGAGTCGCATAAcatttttgcaaaaaatgaaaaatgaacATTTTATTTGCCAACTATGCAGTCTGATTGTTTTAGAGAAGGTGAGCATTCTTCTGCTCATACATACAGGATACAACGTACAATTGCCATGTAGATGAAgtgatcccccccccccccccccccccggttcAGGACAAAATACCACAGTAATTTGTCATACAAAACCATAATACAGTGTTGTGGAATAAAAAATCCTTGAGAACGTAATAACTGATAAAACTGTACACACAAGCTGGCAAACTTTCAGAATTTTGCGTTGCTGTCTTCGGGAAAACAAAGCTAAGTAGCTTAAGCTAGCCTCCAAAATTGCTTCTCCATCCAGAAAATACACCTATTCATTGTCATAAAGTTAGCTGCTATAAAAGCTGTCTGAACAATCAAGCATAGTGGGCTCAAACGTTAAGAAAATAGCTATAAATCAGAATTTACCCAAAAAAGCAGATGGCTAAGCAAACACTCAGTAATCatacaaaagaaagaaagtgaaATTTAGAAGGCAGATGTACTTGTTAACTAAGCCCAAAAATAGTAAGGAAAAAGAATCAacacttttaaaaaattaaacTATCATATGATCATATCATGTAGCTTCTCTTCAAAATTACTTGCTGAATTGCCAAGTTTATATGCTGTAATGACTGACACCAAATTCTGCTAAGAGTATCCTCTTCCAAGCAAAGTCATGCAAACATGTTGCAAGCAGGTAATAATGAACTAAATAATCCATCACTCCTTCAGTAAAGTAGAGACTCACCGGTAGGCAATTGACTACAGCCAATGCTGCAGACGCATGAAGCAAACTACTTAAACCATTTCCCAGGATATATGGGATATCTGCAAGGAAAAGGAGTGTCCATCGAGGCTGGTAGGGGGATAACCTAACAGAACGTGCTGCTGATAACAGATCACCCACATAAACAAAAGATCCCTCACAAGGACTCTGTCCAAGGTCATTATTTGCaggatgtgatgatgatgacaaaTTTCCTCCTCTTTGTAAACATCCCAAAGAGTATGGCTTGGCATAGGAGACCTCAATCCATGAAAAGCCTGGGGTCAGAACAGGTACCAAGCAGTACTCATCCTGTCAGCATTGATCAAATAGACGTACATGAAGCACAGTATATAAATCATATATGCAGATAACTTCTATTACAAGAAGGGTTGACTTCCTAAAGATGGTTCCTAAGACTCTTTCTCATTGACTTTTCCAGGATTGTTAGGCATGATTTGCTTTCCAATGCatatttttgttgttgttggacAATACTGCCCCTGCACTTTAAATGTGCATGCATACACATACAGCTAGCAGCCGTGAGCTAAGCCAGATGCCAAAACATTAATTGGAGTGTTGATACAAGTGCTTCAGGAAAACATGCCCAGAATAAATGGACGGAGGTAGTACCAATCAAAACAAATCAGGGCTCTTACCTCAAAACATGCACGACTAATTCCATCATCTTCAGTTCTCTGCCACCCATTTCCACATTTTCTGAGCTTTACTACATCTTTTGCAATTAAGCAATATTTTCCCTCAACTTCCTTCTGGTCACTACCTCTGCCGGTCTTCTCGGTTAAAATGGCTGAGCCATTAGAGATAGCTTTTTCAAAGGCTATCAATTCATCTGGGCAAGGCAGCTTGTCTCTTATATGCCAGAGATTTTTGCTTGCATCCATCCATGACTCAGGCACACAATAACCCTTGCCAGAACTAGTGGCAACATATCTCTGAGAGCCTTCAAGGAACTCAGGACCATTGGATTTTGCTGTAGTATCTTGGTTCAGAATCTTGATCCACTCATCAATTCTTGTTATTTTCAGACCATCCACAGAGAGGATAACATCATGAGCAGACAAGTGTTCTGACAGAGGAGATGTTTGTGAGATTCCCGTGACCTGTTCTGACAGTCTTTTAGATTCTAAAAGGTTGCCAAGATCAGATACATGTAAACGCAAAGAAGACTTACCATAAGGCCATCACCACTCACATAAAGAGGATATAACACCGCCGGAAGTGATAATGTCATCAGCACACATACTGCACAGAGCTATTAAATATGGAGTCATTACAGAAACTTGCAGAACATCAACATGAATCGAGTAACATGCTCAGCTAGGATGACAAGATACACAAGTATTGAAGTATATACCATTAAATTCCACCCTTGAACTACATCTAAAACCGCAAGTGTTGTTACAGAGTCTACAGACTCCCAATAGTATCCTGAGTTCCTGACATCCTGTATTTACACTTCTCTAAGGTCACTTTCTAAAACAGCAACTGTTTCTATTTGGTTGGtatacctttttttttgggaaCTCTATTTGGTTGGTATACCTTGAGGCTTTGATTTAGGCTGCAGAACTATAGTCAAGCAAAGGAATTGAAAAAAGAAGGCAAAACCATCTCCTACATATTGATATCAGTTTCTGATGTCCCAGGCAAACAAAATATTCCCTCCAGTATGCTGTAGCATGTAGGAAAGATACTCTCTGATGTATTCCCTTGAATATCAACCACTACTAATTGCTACCTTACGAGAAGATAAGGACGCATTTGTATGGTGTAGGAGCCTGGTttccatttttttcaatatatctCGGCTCACATTGTTTAAACCAAATATTCAGTGAGATAGTGACGAATTACATCTTATGTACTTATTTCTTGTTTTTTGCCTCCATCATTGTAAGTAAACAAATAGTTATACATGTTTATTTTGATTAAAGCACTACAATTCTGTGTAAGTTAGCAAGAAGTACCACGGATATTGAAAGTAGATGGTAATAAattatgaaaataaaaaagagacaTAACCAAAAAAGATGGTTTGCTCATATGTTTTGGAAATAATTAATGCACAACAGCATGGCTTACCACAACATTATGCCAAATTCCTGCACAATAAATCCGGAGCATCGAAAAGAGAGGCAGATTCAACAGTCGGTCATAGTTCAGAGCAACAAATGCCCCAGGAAAAAGTACAGCAACAAATATGGCAACATACTCAATCTCTACTCCCTCACTGTTAAACATGTAGAAAAGAATGTGTCAGAACATAACAGGAAAATTATTCATGAGCAGGCAAAGTAAAACATAATACAGATGTTTTGAGTTTCAAGTGAACACAACGAAAATATGCAGCACATCTaacagggaaaaaaagaaatgtgaAGGTAAGACAAAGACCTTGCTGCTGCAATGGCGTGTCCGAATTCATGAAAAGCAATAGACAAGATTGTTGACATTATGATGATTGTGGTATCCATAATAGATATGCTGTGCCCTGAAGTCTGCAATAAGCAGAAATGCATGGTGGGTTGTTGATGTGAGAAgctgaaaaaaaaggaagtgcCAAATTCTACTTACCAGTAGGTTCTTTAACCAGGCACTAAGACATCCACTCCTGAAATAAAACACACCAATTGACTCCCACAATAGCATCTAGGAAGTTAAACAGAGCACACCACGTAAGACTTGTATACTTAAGGAAAAAGTATAATCAAAGAGAAAACTCTTTCCACATTACAACAAAAGATATGTGGATTACCTGCTAAACCCACCACACATATATAAAGAAGTGTAATATTACATGCAGTTACATATCAAGTGGTAGACTTAATTAGATTAACAAATACTTAATATTATCATAATGTCTAGTAGAGATCTAATCAAACCCATGAGAAAGCCAAACTAAAAAGTTTGAAAACAAATCCTTTGGAAACATTGAACCACCGAAAGGAAATCCCTATGCTACAGTCGGTAGGAGCTTAATCATTAGAAGCACTGATGTCAATTTTATATATTATAGTAAAATTAAGAAATTGCCACCGCATATATAGGAAACTGATGTGAAATATCAGCAACGCCCTCTGTCTGAACAAGCAGCCGGTCCATCCATCATGAACCAAGACAACTAATGGAGGCATATATAGACTCATGTACACATTGTAAATTATGTCAATGATCACATCATATTGTAAGGTATAACTGCACGAGTTGTTCTAACTGTTTGAGAAGCAACAGTCAGTGACATCACAGGGTCCATGATACAAATGAACATTTCCAACTTTTGAATATAATGCACAGAACATTGGGAAAAACTATTAGACATCAACTTACCAAGGATATACCGACTAAAGCGATGACAGAGAAATAAACGCCTATGGAAAACCATGCTCTCATGAATCTGTGAAAAATGAAGGAAACTCAGTGTAACTTTGAAAgtaatgaatgactttggttgACATTCTGAGAGTGGCAAAGAAACTGCACTTAAAGTCTCTTGTATTGACACAATGACACCACTGCTTGAGAATTAACTGAAAAACAACGAATTTTGAATACAAATGTGTGCACAGTGCACCTAAAAAAGATCTACGAGTCTAACTGGTGGTCTGAAAACTATATCAGTAAAAAGAATACATACAGGGCTATATGCTTAAAGTTTTAGAGAAGAAAACGAAATAAGCACCCCAGATGAGAGAAAAAAGGCTGAATTTCATGGTTAGTTGGTTAAACAAATAAGTCTGGCACTAAATTGGTTATCGAACTGTTACAATGCCCGATCTGCCAGAATAACATGTTTAACTTCAGTCACCTATATGGACAGCATTGCTTCAGAAGCAACTAAAAACTAAGAAATTGAGAATACAAATGTTGATAGTCTGGCAAGAGAGGCTTACGGTGTACGTAAGAGCAGAACAGTTCTAAATATATTactgaaattcagaaaaaaaaagtgaaacgAAAGCAGTGCATCTGTGCATGTGCATGGATGTAGTCTGAAAAAAAGGGGTACATAGGTTATGTAGTACATCAATTCAGACTATCTTGCACTAGATGCTACGGACTTCAGGCAACAAAATATTAACACCTGAATTTTCTACTCATGCCAAAAATCAAGGGACTAAATAAGATCTTCAGAAACCATACCTAGCATATTTCGACCCCAAACTGAACACGGTGTCATTGAAGGCATATATCTTGCAGTCACAGTACCTGAATTTTGAGCATCAACAAAGAAAGATTAAGAGACAACCCCACTACAGTTACTAAATAAAAAAACCGAAAATACGAGAGAGAAACCTAAGAAGGATGCAATTTAGATCGAGCTTCACGAGTAGAGAGATCGCGAGAGAAGAGACCGTGCAGTTCACGAACCAGCAGGAGACGGAGCGCTCGGTGCGGCGGGTGGAGGTGCTCGTGAGCAGGGATGCAGGGGCGCGCCCCCGTCGGCTGCCGCGGCCTGCGCCGCTGATCATTCGAgcagcggggcggggcggggcggaggAGGCGTCGCCGCCGGGCAAGCAGGATTTCTTTCCTGTTCAGCTGGGCTTGGGCTCGGACACTGCAATAACGCAATTCTCACTCGCAATTTAGAGTAGCGTTTAAATGCCGGTATTTTGTAACGGTCGGATCCATATTGGAGGGTTGGGATGATTCGTAAACGAATCTTGCAAATACGCCCTTTAGCTCTTCCACCTTTACATCTCCCCTCCTCCACTCTTGGTCCATTTCGCTTGTTCCGTCCAAATCGCGCCCCGTTGCCAAGGAGGGGAGGTGCAGATCTCACGGCCTCGCGCCACACCGCGGCTTCTAGAagctccaccgcccgccgctgcgCGCTTCTAGAATCTTCTGGTCCATTCGATTCGCGAGGGAATCCCGTAGGATCGAGCGGGACGGGGGGCGGAAGCTTGGTtggaaggaggaagaggggaggaggaagatgatatTGCTCCAGTCCCCGTCGAGGTTCCTGCTCCAGATCCTGCAGGACCGCGTCCTCAGGTGAGTCGCCCGCTGTCGCACTGCTTTCGGCGTAGACAGAACAGAAACgcgtgctgctgctggcggcaTGGTTGTTTGCAGCAATTTCATTTCGTTTCGTTTCGTTTCATGCGGTGTTGGTGCTGCGCAGCGGCGAAAAGGGCATGGACATCGACTGCCACACGGTGGAGTTCGACGATGTGCGGTATCATATCCAGGTGAGTTCTGTCTTGTGTCGCGTCGTAATTTGCTCCAAAAACAGTGGCCGCTGGGCCAATTATTGGCAACAAATGGATGGTACACAATGTGGCATGGTATTGACAAAATTTTGGCGTCCATCCAAATCAGTGTCGAATACTTGGGCTAGCTAAATTTTGGTTAGGTGGGTTGGGGCACAAATCAAACATTTGATCTCAAGGTGGCTTTGTATTCGGTATTTCAGTGCCAAAAAGGATATACAGTGCCAAATTTTAAGTGTTACAATTTGAGCTGAATGTGTTTTCGAATTGATAGGTTGATATTGTTCTGTTTTAAGTAGGTTTTCATTTAATTTCACTGTGTGTGTATAACAGCTCTTCTTGGGAGTGGAAGCTGCATTTTACCCAATAGACCTTAAAATATAGtttgtaatatttttttattttcagtgTTGGAAATGGATGTGGACATGACCCTGTCATGTATGAACTAGCCGTTAGGATCAGTTATCAGCTGCCTCATGCTCGATATCATGCCCTGATGtaattgtttttccttttcagtTTTCTATGAGGAATCCAAAGGTAATGGTGCTATCGGTTGCTTTGCCGCTCCCACCTCCTGAAGCGATTCTGTATGATGGGCTTCCACTTGGTGCCATTGAGGCTATAAAGGCTGCTTATGGGCCGGTTGTGCAAATTCTTGATCCTCCAAAGGATGGATTTGATCTTACGATGAAGATAAACTTGACAAAGCTTCCGCCAGATGAAGGTTCTAGAGTTCCCTTTCCAAGGTTATAATTGTCTTGTTGTGCTGCATGATCAAATTGGTTGATGCTTCCGTGTATCTATAAATGCCACTTGTAGTAAAATTTCAATTTAGCGTAACATATCCAAGGTTATAGCTGCCTTGTCAAACTGCATGATCAAATTTGCTGATGATTCTGTGCGTCACTATATGCCATTCATGGGCAGAATTTCATTTTAGTGTTAACAGGTAGTTGGAAATTGAATAGATGCTTCAGATATCATGCGCATGTATGATGCAGTTGGTTGCCTGAGACTTACATTAGTTGTGCTTTGAATAGATTAAAGTAACTGCTGCCCCTATGAAAGAAAAAGGTGACAAAAAAACTCCTGAAATTGTAGTCCTTCATTTTCTGGCATTTTATCATTGTATTATCATTTAACCTAAACTTATTTGCATCTTTACATTTTCCATCTAATTCCGATCCAATTATCTTGATTTTCTTTGTTCAACTGTTATTCTTGATTTATTCCTTTAGTTTGGTAAGTTGCGAACTAAGATATTTTTGTATGTACTGGGAATGTAAGTGTTTTTGTACTGTTGAAGTGTTGTGTTGTTTTTCCAGACCATCATAATAGGTTTTTGTTAATTATGTCCATTTTGTTACATTTGTTTGGTATTGATGTGAGGAACTCTCatatttctccttttcttccatCGCATTAAAATAAATTTACATTTAGGCCCTTGCATGTTTTCTTCAACATTATTCATTTATGATTAGCCTGCCAACGCCATAGACATCTCCTAACATGTGATccttttttcctccttttcttccatCGCATTAAAATAAATTTACATTTAGGACCTTGCACATTTTCTTCAACATTATTCATTTATGATTAGCCTGCCAACGCCATAGACATCTCCTAACATGTGATCCTTTTTTGTATTTAAGTCATGTTCTCAGTATTTATAGCTTCTGATCATCTATTTTTCTTAACTATATTCCAGAACAAAGAAATGCTATCTTGACACAAATTGCATCTGTTAGAGAGGTTGTGCTGGGTGCACCACTGAAGGTTCTGCTGAAACATTTAGCCTCGAAGACAGTAGCTCCTAATGTTGACAAGCTTGTTGCTCTTGTTCACCGTCCTAATGAATCCTTTTTCCTCGCTCCCCAGGTATGACTTTAGGGACAGCCATATCATATAAATGTGCATATCATGCAACTAGTACCTAGGTGTTATATTAGTTATATTAGCCCTGATTATTCTATGTACATGAATGTATTACTTATGTATTTGATTTTACGGTCAATCTGTTCAGTGCTGCattgattttattattttcacCAAATGGAATTAACTGTTGGCTTTTCAGGCAGATAAAGTTACTATTGTGTACCCAATGAGATTTCAGGATTCCATTGATATTGTTTTAGCAACTTCCTTCCTGCAGGTATTTTTTATGCTTCCTTCTGTCTCTTTCATCAGCTTCGTGACCTATTCATGATTTATGCATTTTATCTGTATCATACCAGCTACATTTGACACTAAAGATTAACATTAACCTTTTCAGTACTGCTACAATTCATGCTGCACTGTATATATACAGCAACCCTTCAGTTATTGAGTTTTTCAAGCTCAAATAAAACTTGCTTTTCAGTGGGCGCTGACTATCCTGCCGAAAGCCCTGGCATAGCTATCCTGCCAAAAAGTCTCAATCTGATGGGAGCATTTTGTTACTCATTCTCTTCTTGCTGCTTAAATGTAGGAATTTGTGGAGGCAAGACGAACTGCCGCACTTAATAATGTTCCTTCTTGTATGTGGTCTCCGGCACCTCCCCTTGAGTTAAAAGGGGTACCTGCTGATGCACTGAATGCGAATGCTGGCTTTGTTACTTTTGGTAATTTACACTTTTACTAGTATGCCTTGTTCCTCCATGAAGTTATTTTGCCTCACAAACTTTTCATTTGTGCAGTTGTATACCCTCGGCATGTTGAGGGTAAAAAGCTAGACAGAACAGTTTGGAATTTGTTAACATTTCATGCTTATGTAAGCTATCATGTAAAGGTAAGATCATTTTCTGCATCATTTGTTTATATAGAGTTTCTGCCTGCAGGCTCCGTGGAACATATGGGAATTTACTAGACTTGGTGAATTTGCACATATCGTATGAATGGCTGTATTGAACTGACAGATCCTGGAACTGATTGCTTTGCACTGAGTGACTCTATTGTGGCCTATTCTAACTAACATGCGCCATTGTTCTTTTTGTATGCCTCATATTTACCGAAGGAAACTCGctcgctctccctctccctccctccctctctctctaatTATTTCGTCATTAAAAATACAGCAAATTTTCAAAGAAGTCTGGGGGTTTGGATAAACCATCTGAAGAAATTATTACAAAGGGGGTAGAGGAAGTAAATTTTGTGAAGTATTGAGTTTTCACAGTCTACACCTCAGCTTCTGGGTCAGAACAATAGAGCTGCTAATACCTGTAGTGTCCAAAGGACTCTTCTTTTCTGATCCCCTATTTATCACTAGCAGGGTTGAGTGGCCATTACAACCTTCTTTTGGCTTGGCCTGTAATTGCAGAAGGCTATCTTAGGACCAATTGAGAATAGTTTTCTTAGCAGTACCTAGCAGTCTCAATGGCTGAACAGCACTGTATTGAAACATTTGATATTCCTGTTGTTTCTGTAATCTGCTATTAGCCCAAATTAATTGTTTCTATGTATGTCT
This window encodes:
- the LOC101770564 gene encoding membrane-bound transcription factor site-2 protease homolog isoform X1, producing MISGAGRGSRRGRAPASLLTSTSTRRTERSVSCWFVNCTVSSLAISLLVKLDLNCILLRYCDCKIYAFNDTVFSLGSKYARFMRAWFSIGVYFSVIALVGISLMLLWESIGVFYFRSGCLSAWLKNLLTSGHSISIMDTTIIIMSTILSIAFHEFGHAIAAASEGVEIEYVAIFVAVLFPGAFVALNYDRLLNLPLFSMLRIYCAGIWHNVVLCAVCVLMTLSLPAVLYPLYVSGDGLMVTGISQTSPLSEHLSAHDVILSVDGLKITRIDEWIKILNQDTTAKSNGPEFLEGSQRYVATSSGKGYCVPESWMDASKNLWHIRDKLPCPDELIAFEKAISNGSAILTEKTGRGSDQKEVEGKYCLIAKDVVKLRKCGNGWQRTEDDGISRACFEDEYCLVPVLTPGFSWIEVSYAKPYSLGCLQRGGNLSSSSHPANNDLGQSPCEGSFVYVGDLLSAARSVRLSPYQPRWTLLFLADIPYILGNGLSSLLHASAALAVVNCLPVYFLDGEAILEASLSYLALFSRRQQRKILKVCQLVCTVLSVITFSRIFYSTTLYYGFV
- the LOC101770564 gene encoding membrane-bound transcription factor site-2 protease homolog isoform X2; amino-acid sequence: MISGAGRGSRRGRAPASLLTSTSTRRTERSVSCWYCDCKIYAFNDTVFSLGSKYARFMRAWFSIGVYFSVIALVGISLMLLWESIGVFYFRSGCLSAWLKNLLTSGHSISIMDTTIIIMSTILSIAFHEFGHAIAAASEGVEIEYVAIFVAVLFPGAFVALNYDRLLNLPLFSMLRIYCAGIWHNVVLCAVCVLMTLSLPAVLYPLYVSGDGLMVTGISQTSPLSEHLSAHDVILSVDGLKITRIDEWIKILNQDTTAKSNGPEFLEGSQRYVATSSGKGYCVPESWMDASKNLWHIRDKLPCPDELIAFEKAISNGSAILTEKTGRGSDQKEVEGKYCLIAKDVVKLRKCGNGWQRTEDDGISRACFEDEYCLVPVLTPGFSWIEVSYAKPYSLGCLQRGGNLSSSSHPANNDLGQSPCEGSFVYVGDLLSAARSVRLSPYQPRWTLLFLADIPYILGNGLSSLLHASAALAVVNCLPVYFLDGEAILEASLSYLALFSRRQQRKILKVCQLVCTVLSVITFSRIFYSTTLYYGFV
- the LOC101770564 gene encoding membrane-bound transcription factor site-2 protease homolog isoform X3, which gives rise to MRAWFSIGVYFSVIALVGISLMLLWESIGVFYFRSGCLSAWLKNLLTSGHSISIMDTTIIIMSTILSIAFHEFGHAIAAASEGVEIEYVAIFVAVLFPGAFVALNYDRLLNLPLFSMLRIYCAGIWHNVVLCAVCVLMTLSLPAVLYPLYVSGDGLMVTGISQTSPLSEHLSAHDVILSVDGLKITRIDEWIKILNQDTTAKSNGPEFLEGSQRYVATSSGKGYCVPESWMDASKNLWHIRDKLPCPDELIAFEKAISNGSAILTEKTGRGSDQKEVEGKYCLIAKDVVKLRKCGNGWQRTEDDGISRACFEDEYCLVPVLTPGFSWIEVSYAKPYSLGCLQRGGNLSSSSHPANNDLGQSPCEGSFVYVGDLLSAARSVRLSPYQPRWTLLFLADIPYILGNGLSSLLHASAALAVVNCLPVYFLDGEAILEASLSYLALFSRRQQRKILKVCQLVCTVLSVITFSRIFYSTTLYYGFV
- the LOC101770177 gene encoding actin-related protein 2/3 complex subunit 2A, encoding MILLQSPSRFLLQILQDRVLSGEKGMDIDCHTVEFDDVRYHIQFSMRNPKVMVLSVALPLPPPEAILYDGLPLGAIEAIKAAYGPVVQILDPPKDGFDLTMKINLTKLPPDEEQRNAILTQIASVREVVLGAPLKVLLKHLASKTVAPNVDKLVALVHRPNESFFLAPQADKVTIVYPMRFQDSIDIVLATSFLQEFVEARRTAALNNVPSCMWSPAPPLELKGVPADALNANAGFVTFVVYPRHVEGKKLDRTVWNLLTFHAYVSYHVKCSEGFMHTRMRRRVESLIQALDRAKSDAEKLKKLVHGASFNRLSLKNEGN